The following is a genomic window from Trachemys scripta elegans isolate TJP31775 chromosome 16, CAS_Tse_1.0, whole genome shotgun sequence.
TTACAGGTCTGCTCTTCCCAGAGCTGCTggagaaagcaggctgcatccTATTGGGTAGAGAACCACACTtcccctgcctccattcccctccctcGCTGCTCGGATCCCCCTTCCGCTTGGCTTGGTAAGTTTTCTGGGGATTATTTGGTTTCATTGCACGGCCTTGCTCCGTAGCTGGCTGCAAAGGGCACTTTGAGAGGCGTTGGGACTCCCTAGCAGGTGCAGAGTGAGGGGGCTGGGTCCACTCCGGACTGGCAACGGGGGCTGAGCTCGGAGCTGCAGACGCGGGCTACAGAGCCACGCCCCGGAGCTGTTGGCGGAGTTCAACGCCTGGGGGCTGTTGGGCTGGGGATGGTTCTGACCCATCAGCTCAAGCTCTGCTTCCTAGTGTGTGTGTAGCAGAAATCCCCCCTGCATCTCTCATGCCCGGTGCTCGGTTCGAATCCCTGCTTTGCCACTGATGTGTTGTGTAACCCAGAGCCTCTCTTTCACCATTCTGTTTCCCCATAGGCATCCGGGTGGGGATACGGCCTCTCCTTCCCAGGGGCGCTGCGGGATGGTGCTCTGCTAATGAAGGCCCGGAGCAGGCAGGGGAATTACGTAGGGATTTCTAGCCCCATTGCTGCTTTGCACTCtccctgggtggagcagggactgacCCCGAGCCCTGCAGCAGGATTGGGATCCCATGGGTCCCCCTCACTGCTGGGATAGCGGGAGCGGGATGAAACCCATGTGGGGCTCTAGCTGCTAGGCACTCCTGCAGCAGGAAGGACCCCGAGCCAGCCCCAGAGAGTTCAGTTCAGTGAGACGAACGCTGCCAAAGCCCCAGGAAAAGCCAGACCGGCTCTGGTATGGGTCAGACGCGGGCACGGCCCCCAGGACAGGGTTACACACGTGGGGCTGGGctttgcctccctccctctgtctcctTCTGAGGCTAAGATCCTGGCACGCCACATTTGTAGTCGATTTCCCGGCAGAGGGGCAGGGAAAAAACAGTCAGTCACTGCGAGGATCATGTAGTTTTTGTTCCATCACCGTGCCCCGGAGCACAGTGGGGGGTGCTGCAAGGTGAGACCTCGCGGGGGGAGGCTGGAGAGTCAGCCCCCCTATCCCCCCCGAAGTGCCATTTGctctcccccaagccctgcactcTGCTGTCCATAGatccatagattctaggactggaagggacctcgagaggtcatcgagtccagtcccctgcccgcatggcaggaccaaatactgtctagaccatccctgatagacatttatctaacctactcttaaatatctccagagatggagattccacaacctccctaggcaatttattccagtgtttaaccaccctgacagttaggaactttttcctaatgtccaacctagacctcccttgctgcagtttaaacccattgcttctggttctatccttagaggctaaggtgaacaagttttctccctcctccttatgacacccttttagatacctgaaaactgctatcatgtcccctctcagtcttctcttttccaaactaaacaaacccaattctttcagccttccttcataggtcatgttctcaagacctttaatcattcttgttgctcttctctggacccttttcTGTCCCCTTTCAGCTCTGTCGGCGGCGGGATGGCGTCTCCCATGGAACAGGCCCTCGCGGTGCTGGTGGGCACCTTCCATAAGTATTCCGGCAAGGAGGGGGACAGGTACAAGCTCAGCAAGGCGGAGATGAAGGAGCTGCTCCTCACGGAGCTGCCCAGCTTTGTCGGGGTAAGTGGAGGGGGATGCAGGTGGGGACTCTCGGGCTGGCCCGCAGAGGCTCGGCCTGACGCTTTCAGAGCCGATGGGCGTCAAGCAGACACACAGCCAACGTGGTTTCCAAATAACAATAGCAGCTGATGTGGCACCTAAAGCCTTagctctttacaaaggaagtatcctatggggaaactgaggcagtgattTCCttaagagtcctggctcccagctctgagcTGTAACCACTATActatccttcctcctccccatctaTCGGCCTGTGGAGCCCGGCTTCCTATTTGACCAGGGTCTGGGCCCAAGCTGCATTCGATGCCcgtgtctctctcctccccctgctgcaggaccAGGTGGACGAAAGTGGCCTGAAGAAGCTGATGGGGAATCTGGATGCCAACGGGGACGAGGAACTGGATTTCCAGGAATACGCGGTGTTCCTGGCTCTCACCGCCGAGCTGTGCAACGAGTTTTTCCGGGAGTGCGCCGATGAGAGGAACCGCAAGATCTGAACCCCGAGCCGCCCTGCGTGGCTGCTGTGTGTGAACGGGGTCAACGCACAGTAAAGTTGCTTCAGCCAGAGGTTTCCGTTGTGTCTCGTGAGCAGGGCTGGGATCGGGTCCCCGGAAGGCTTCCCTTTCCCCCTCGTAACGCCCCTGGCTTCCCGCCTGACCCAGAGGCTGCTGACACAGCCCGCCATGCCCGTGAAACCTGCGTGGCAGGAGAAGAAGGGTGGGGGTTAAACCATGTGCTGGGCAGAAAACCCAAGTCTGATCTGACTCACAGGGACCTCACACACCCTCTCTTCCCAGCAGGCACCCAGATACCCCAGTGACGGGCAGGGTGTTGGGACCTGGCTGAAACAGCCTGCTATTCCATCCCGGGTGGTGCCAACCCCCCCTGAACCTGCCTCCCCTAGCCCGGCCCCACGAACGTGGCACTGGCTTGGTTTTGCAGACACATGGGGGGGAGTAGGCGCTTGCCTGCCTCGGGGGCATACATTCAGAGAtgccaaggccaggagggactgTTGGGAGCCTCTCGTCTGCATAGCTCCATCCAGAGAACGGCCCCCACAGAATTCCTAGAGCTGAGCTTTTTGGAAAACATCCCATTGGGATTCTtaaattgccagggatggagaatctcTCCACCCCTTTGGAAATCGCCCCTCTGGGTAATGACTCTCTCTCGGAAAAATTTACCCCTTAGTCCTTCTCGGAATGCGGCCCCGGGCCGGTTCTGCGCGCCTTTGCTCTCCCGGGGACGCAGCCGGGTCCAAGAACTCACACGGCCGAGCTCCACGTCCACCCGGCTGCCCTGTGTCCGCACTAGAACGCGGTGAGCAGCGCCGGAGGCTCCCggactatttaaagggacactgcccaATTCCTACCCGCCCCAGCCAGGGGTAGGGAA
Proteins encoded in this region:
- the LOC117888784 gene encoding protein S100-A2-like: MASPMEQALAVLVGTFHKYSGKEGDRYKLSKAEMKELLLTELPSFVGDQVDESGLKKLMGNLDANGDEELDFQEYAVFLALTAELCNEFFRECADERNRKI